A genomic window from Flavobacterium azooxidireducens includes:
- a CDS encoding MerR family transcriptional regulator, giving the protein MPENSLKYLTSKEVKKELKVQDCYLAHIRNSGNLQFTKKGNSYLYLKESIEEFKNKNK; this is encoded by the coding sequence ATGCCTGAAAATTCATTAAAATATTTAACTAGCAAAGAAGTAAAGAAAGAACTCAAAGTTCAAGATTGTTACTTAGCTCATATTAGAAATTCAGGTAATTTACAATTTACTAAAAAGGGTAATTCCTATTTGTATTTAAAGGAATCTATTGAGGAGTTTAAAAATAAAAATAAATAA